Proteins found in one Alphaproteobacteria bacterium genomic segment:
- a CDS encoding universal stress protein — translation MAIKSILAPITGYETTDGALVTGLTLARKLGAFVDVLHVKPDPRDALRMLGEGAAGPVVADIMAMAEREGETRAKTAHSLFDSACRAAKVVASGAKAGARFTAIVGRMPDEVASRARVHDLVVMGRVPEGSDIDWRLTLEAALMDGGRPVLLLPAERRDTIGKTIAIAWNGSAEAARAATAALPLLAQAERVLILSGAKEVPVDPPVEALADWLGHHGIRAEQKHVALKGWPVGEQLVDEAAAAKADFIVMGGYGHSRMRETIFGGATRAVLNDAKLPVLLAH, via the coding sequence ATGGCGATCAAGAGTATCTTAGCTCCGATCACGGGCTACGAGACGACCGACGGCGCGCTGGTTACGGGATTGACGCTCGCGCGAAAGCTCGGTGCCTTCGTGGACGTGCTGCATGTGAAGCCAGATCCGCGAGACGCTCTCAGAATGCTGGGCGAAGGCGCGGCGGGGCCCGTGGTCGCAGATATCATGGCGATGGCCGAGCGGGAGGGGGAAACGCGTGCCAAGACGGCGCATAGCCTCTTCGACAGCGCTTGTCGGGCGGCCAAGGTCGTGGCGTCGGGCGCCAAGGCGGGGGCACGCTTCACGGCCATTGTCGGGCGGATGCCCGACGAAGTGGCTTCGCGCGCGCGCGTCCACGATCTCGTGGTGATGGGACGTGTGCCCGAGGGCAGCGATATCGATTGGCGCCTTACCCTGGAGGCAGCACTTATGGATGGAGGACGCCCCGTTTTGTTGCTGCCGGCCGAAAGGCGCGACACCATCGGCAAGACGATCGCGATCGCGTGGAACGGAAGCGCCGAGGCAGCGCGCGCCGCAACCGCCGCCCTGCCACTCCTCGCCCAGGCGGAGCGCGTTCTCATTCTCTCTGGTGCCAAGGAGGTGCCGGTCGACCCCCCGGTCGAGGCCCTTGCGGATTGGCTCGGCCATCACGGCATCCGGGCCGAACAAAAGCATGTGGCACTCAAGGGCTGGCCGGTCGGTGAACAGCTTGTCGACGAGGCGGCCGCAGCCAAGGCCGATTTCATCGTCATGGGCGGCTATGGGCATAGCCGAATGCGCGAGACGATTTTCGGCGGTGCCACGCGTGCCGTGCTCAATGACGCAAAACTTCCGGTCCTGCTTGCCCATTGA
- a CDS encoding AAA family ATPase has protein sequence MRRPSHVVEDQSEAIAFLADPRSHGGASVTRVDTHGAVVILVGERALKLKRAVRFPYMDFSTVELRRRACEAEVRLNLRTAPRLYLGAQPIVRAASGALAVGGVGETVDWVVVMRRFDQSLLFDRLAKRGALDANLMTELTDAILRFHESAERRPDQGNAADFARVIADNDQGLREAGECFPPDAVARLRTTSDAALERVRPLLESRRVRGLVRHCHGDLHLRNICSIDGRPVLFDAIEFNERLSCIDVLYDLAFLLMDLDRLGLRKFANLVLNRYFSEGTRFDGLGDLSGLATLPLFLSARAAVRAVVGVAMASAQSDALASRQLLAEVKPYLGLALQYAAPHAPRLVAIGGLSGSGKSTLAREAAPSIDPAPGAIVLRSDVIRKQLIGVAPLERLGPEAYTAEITERVYTTLAVRAREALAAGHAVVTDAVYARPEERRSIEAVASGCGVRFDGLWLEAPSEVLTSRITGRHNDASDATVAVLHRQLQYSLGPMRWGKIDVGGTLPEALELVRSRLGIAGATH, from the coding sequence ATGCGCAGGCCGAGCCACGTGGTCGAAGATCAGAGCGAAGCGATCGCATTCCTCGCCGACCCACGGAGTCATGGTGGCGCTTCGGTGACGCGCGTGGATACCCACGGCGCTGTCGTCATCCTTGTCGGGGAGCGGGCATTGAAGCTTAAGCGCGCAGTGCGTTTCCCTTATATGGACTTTTCCACGGTAGAGCTGCGCAGGCGGGCGTGCGAGGCTGAGGTAAGGCTTAATTTGCGCACGGCACCTCGGCTTTATTTGGGCGCTCAGCCGATCGTCCGCGCGGCATCCGGTGCGCTTGCCGTCGGCGGCGTCGGAGAAACGGTCGACTGGGTCGTCGTGATGCGGCGTTTCGATCAATCCTTGCTCTTCGACCGGCTCGCCAAACGCGGCGCACTCGACGCAAATCTCATGACCGAACTCACCGATGCGATCTTGCGCTTTCATGAGAGCGCCGAGCGTCGGCCCGATCAAGGCAACGCCGCGGATTTTGCACGTGTGATTGCCGACAACGATCAAGGTTTGCGAGAAGCGGGAGAGTGCTTTCCGCCCGACGCCGTGGCGCGATTGCGAACGACAAGTGACGCTGCACTCGAACGCGTGCGACCATTACTCGAATCGAGACGCGTGCGCGGCCTTGTGCGTCATTGCCATGGCGACCTCCATTTGCGGAACATCTGTTCCATCGACGGAAGACCGGTACTCTTCGACGCGATCGAATTCAATGAACGCCTCTCCTGCATCGACGTACTATACGATCTGGCGTTCCTGCTTATGGACCTCGATCGCCTGGGCCTGCGCAAATTTGCCAACCTCGTGCTCAACCGTTATTTCTCGGAGGGCACCCGGTTTGACGGCCTCGGCGATCTCTCGGGCCTTGCGACGCTGCCGCTCTTTCTCTCAGCGCGTGCGGCTGTTCGCGCCGTCGTAGGTGTTGCCATGGCATCGGCGCAATCCGATGCCCTCGCCTCACGGCAGCTTCTCGCGGAGGTGAAGCCCTACCTCGGTCTCGCTCTGCAATATGCAGCGCCCCACGCACCTCGGCTCGTGGCGATCGGCGGGCTGTCGGGGAGCGGGAAATCGACCCTCGCGCGCGAAGCAGCACCGAGCATCGATCCTGCACCAGGTGCGATCGTGCTTCGCAGCGACGTGATCCGAAAGCAGCTTATCGGCGTGGCACCACTCGAACGGCTCGGTCCCGAAGCCTATACGGCGGAAATAACCGAGCGGGTCTACACGACCCTCGCCGTGCGTGCGCGGGAGGCCCTGGCGGCGGGGCATGCCGTCGTTACCGATGCGGTGTACGCTCGGCCCGAGGAGCGGCGTTCGATCGAGGCCGTCGCAAGTGGGTGCGGGGTCCGGTTCGATGGACTATGGCTCGAAGCACCGAGCGAAGTGCTTACTTCGAGGATAACCGGCCGGCACAACGACGCCTCGGATGCAACGGTTGCGGTCTTGCACCGCCAGCTTCAGTATTCGCTGGGTCCTATGAGATGGGGCAAAATCGACGTTGGCGGTACTCTTCCGGAGGCGCTCGAACTTGTTCGAAGCAGGCTCGGCATTGCCGGCGCCACTCATTGA
- a CDS encoding ribokinase, translating to MILVFGSLNIDLVFACESLPRAGVTLLTPSYAVLPGGKGANQAVAAARAGAPTIMAGAVGDDTFGSLARAALVENGVDASHVARVGAPTGCAAIVVDPSGENAIVAGSGANLGARAAQVPDSLLGPATTLVLQCEVPIEESTALAKRAKAAGCRVILNFAPAGLLPPTLLDHVDILVLNEHEAAALKNPQDLVKEGRAFAARDGLTIIVTRGREGCEAIFTNGGRLLVPALPVEPVDTTGAGDAFVGVLAASLDRGCSIEDALRRASVGAGLACLAQGAQSSMPPLQSVEANLAALPALTAMPPTT from the coding sequence GTGATCCTGGTCTTCGGTTCGCTCAATATCGATCTTGTGTTTGCGTGCGAATCGCTTCCGCGCGCGGGTGTTACGTTGCTCACACCGTCCTATGCGGTTTTGCCGGGGGGAAAGGGCGCCAATCAAGCCGTCGCCGCCGCGCGAGCAGGTGCTCCGACGATCATGGCGGGTGCGGTCGGCGACGATACGTTCGGCTCCTTGGCGCGCGCCGCACTGGTCGAAAACGGGGTGGACGCGAGCCACGTTGCCCGCGTTGGCGCGCCGACCGGGTGTGCGGCCATCGTGGTCGATCCCAGTGGCGAAAATGCGATCGTCGCTGGAAGCGGTGCAAATCTTGGCGCACGCGCCGCCCAGGTGCCGGATTCGCTGCTCGGCCCGGCGACGACCCTCGTCCTGCAATGCGAGGTGCCGATCGAAGAGAGTACGGCGCTCGCCAAGCGCGCCAAGGCTGCCGGTTGCCGTGTCATTTTGAACTTCGCCCCTGCCGGACTTCTCCCGCCGACACTACTCGACCATGTCGACATCCTTGTGCTTAACGAGCACGAGGCGGCGGCTCTCAAAAACCCGCAAGACCTTGTCAAAGAAGGCCGCGCGTTCGCTGCCCGCGACGGACTTACGATCATCGTGACGCGGGGGCGCGAAGGCTGCGAGGCAATTTTTACAAATGGCGGTCGCCTGCTGGTTCCAGCGCTCCCAGTCGAGCCCGTCGACACGACGGGTGCGGGCGACGCCTTCGTAGGTGTCCTGGCGGCGAGCCTCGATCGAGGATGTTCCATCGAGGATGCCCTGCGTCGCGCGAGCGTGGGTGCCGGCCTTGCATGCCTCGCGCAGGGTGCTCAATCCTCGATGCCACCATTGCAGTCGGTCGAAGCCAATCTCGCGGCACTTCCCGCTCTGACCGCAATGCCCCCGACGACGTAA
- a CDS encoding SDR family oxidoreductase — MSHAISQTKPRGHATSHASVATKTLVLTGASRGIGHATVKRFSDEGWRIVTCSREDVPPDCKRDPNWTHHIVADLEEPSSVEAFTKETLAILGGDALHALVNNAAISPKAPFKERLGCLNGDLAEWRRVYELNFFAPLSLSRGLAPALAKGKGSIVNVTSIAGHAIHPFAGSAYSTSKAALSALTREMAVEFAEISVRVNAVAPGEIETAMIGPDYDRLIPRIPLHRMGKPEEVASVVFQLCEGDFSYVTGTEIFVTGGQHLL; from the coding sequence ATGTCTCATGCCATATCCCAAACCAAGCCGAGGGGGCACGCTACATCGCATGCCTCGGTCGCGACCAAGACGTTGGTGCTCACGGGTGCGAGCCGGGGGATCGGGCACGCCACCGTCAAGCGCTTCTCCGACGAGGGTTGGCGTATCGTCACTTGCAGCCGGGAGGACGTGCCTCCAGACTGCAAGCGCGATCCGAATTGGACGCACCACATCGTCGCCGATCTCGAGGAGCCGTCGAGTGTGGAGGCCTTCACAAAAGAAACACTCGCAATCCTTGGCGGCGACGCCCTTCACGCCCTTGTCAATAACGCAGCGATATCGCCGAAGGCCCCCTTCAAGGAACGTCTCGGTTGCCTCAATGGCGATTTGGCCGAGTGGCGGCGGGTGTACGAGCTGAATTTCTTCGCACCCCTCTCCCTTTCGCGCGGATTGGCGCCCGCACTCGCGAAAGGTAAAGGGTCGATCGTCAACGTCACCTCGATTGCCGGTCACGCAATTCATCCTTTTGCCGGTTCGGCCTATTCCACATCCAAGGCCGCACTTTCAGCACTGACGCGCGAGATGGCGGTCGAATTCGCCGAGATCAGCGTGCGGGTCAACGCCGTCGCCCCTGGGGAAATCGAGACCGCGATGATCGGTCCGGATTACGACCGCTTGATCCCGCGCATTCCGCTTCATCGCATGGGAAAGCCCGAGGAGGTCGCGAGCGTCGTCTTTCAGCTTTGCGAGGGCGATTTCAGCTACGTGACCGGCACGGAGATTTTCGTAACCGGCGGGCAGCACCTTCTCTAG
- the kynA gene encoding tryptophan 2,3-dioxygenase: MKHGDRNRDTKPIHDGAHTDFRGEMSYGDYLHLDALLDCQRPLTDRHDETLFIVIHQASELWMKLAIHELKAAIGCLRRDELRPAFKMTARVSRIQTQLIQSWDVLSTLTPADYLTFRAALGHSSGFQSFQYRTIEFLLGNKNAAMIDPHRHRADLVTSLERVLRAPSLYEEAIRLLHRRGFVIAQDVLARDFSTPYRSDPSVAAAWLEIYRDTERYWDLYELAEELVDLEDSFQQWRFRHVTTVERIIGGKPGTGGTAGVSYLRRALDIRFFPELWDVRTAL, from the coding sequence ATGAAACACGGCGATCGGAACCGCGACACGAAGCCAATTCACGACGGGGCGCATACCGATTTTCGCGGCGAGATGTCTTACGGCGACTATCTGCACCTCGATGCGCTGCTCGATTGCCAAAGGCCCCTCACCGACCGTCACGACGAGACCCTCTTCATCGTCATTCACCAGGCGAGCGAGCTTTGGATGAAGCTCGCTATCCACGAACTCAAGGCCGCGATCGGCTGCCTGCGGCGTGACGAGCTTCGGCCCGCGTTCAAGATGACCGCGCGCGTATCGCGTATCCAAACCCAACTCATCCAATCGTGGGACGTTCTTTCGACGCTGACGCCCGCCGACTATTTGACCTTCCGGGCCGCACTCGGCCACTCGTCGGGCTTTCAGTCCTTTCAATACCGAACGATCGAGTTCCTCCTCGGTAACAAGAATGCGGCGATGATCGACCCGCACCGACATCGCGCGGATCTCGTTACGTCCCTCGAACGGGTGTTGCGCGCACCGAGCCTCTACGAAGAGGCGATCCGCCTCCTTCATCGGCGCGGTTTCGTCATTGCACAAGATGTGCTCGCGCGGGATTTCTCGACCCCCTATCGAAGCGATCCGAGCGTTGCTGCAGCCTGGCTCGAGATCTATCGCGACACGGAACGATATTGGGACCTTTACGAGCTTGCGGAGGAATTGGTCGACCTCGAGGATTCGTTCCAGCAATGGCGCTTCCGACACGTGACGACGGTCGAGCGGATCATCGGCGGCAAGCCCGGTACCGGGGGTACCGCGGGTGTGAGCTATCTCAGGAGGGCGCTCGATATCCGTTTTTTCCCCGAACTTTGGGACGTGAGGACCGCGCTCTGA
- a CDS encoding SDR family oxidoreductase, which yields MAQDKVAIVTAAGRGMGAAIAVELKARGWKLALMSPSGGAEGLAHGLGALGLTGSVTAPADLERLVEITLDAYGRIDAVVNNTGHPPKGPLLEVSDAEWHTGLDLVFLNVVRMARLVTPVMQAQGGGSIVNISTYAAIEPAATFPVSSSLRAALSAFTKLYADAHAKAHIRMNNLLPGFIDSYPEDAALRSAIPMGRYGSVAEIAKTTAFLVSDDASYLTGQNIRVDGGLTRSI from the coding sequence ATGGCGCAGGACAAAGTCGCTATCGTGACGGCCGCCGGCCGAGGCATGGGTGCGGCCATTGCGGTCGAACTCAAGGCGCGGGGCTGGAAACTTGCTCTCATGTCTCCCTCGGGGGGTGCGGAGGGCCTCGCCCACGGACTCGGCGCCCTTGGACTTACCGGCTCGGTCACAGCGCCCGCCGACCTCGAAAGGCTCGTCGAGATAACCCTCGACGCCTATGGGCGGATCGACGCCGTCGTCAATAATACGGGCCACCCACCCAAGGGACCGCTTCTCGAAGTGTCGGACGCCGAGTGGCACACCGGACTGGACTTGGTGTTCCTGAATGTCGTGCGCATGGCAAGACTGGTGACGCCGGTCATGCAAGCGCAGGGTGGTGGCAGCATCGTCAACATCTCGACTTACGCGGCAATCGAACCGGCAGCCACCTTTCCCGTCTCGTCCAGCCTGCGCGCCGCCCTCTCGGCCTTCACCAAGCTCTATGCCGATGCCCACGCCAAGGCCCACATTCGGATGAACAATCTCCTCCCCGGCTTCATAGACAGCTATCCCGAGGACGCAGCCCTCCGCAGCGCCATACCGATGGGCCGTTACGGTTCGGTCGCCGAGATCGCCAAGACCACGGCGTTTCTCGTCTCCGATGACGCAAGCTACCTAACCGGCCAGAATATTCGGGTCGATGGCGGCCTTACTCGATCGATCTAG
- a CDS encoding M20 aminoacylase family protein, whose amino-acid sequence MAIINRIAEFQPDMTAWRHHIHAHPETAFEERATSDFVAKTLQSFGIPIHRGLAGTGVVGTIQGSRGNGRSIALRADMDALHVQEKNDFSHRSQNPGRMHACGHDGHTTMLLGAARYLAETRNFAGTVHVIFQPAEENEGGARVMLEEGLFDKFPVEAVYGMHNWPGQPVGTIAVRPGPMMAAFDIFELTVSGRGSHAAMPHRGVDPVVAAAQIVTALQTIASRNTDPIDAVVVSVTQIHGGDTWNVIPDDIVLRGTCRAFRPEVHDTIEPSIRRVAEGVCAALGTRMTLRYERRYPPTVNSATETERAASAAAEIVGESNVIRDPIPSMGSEDFAFMLQKKPGCYVWIGNGPAEGGCGLHNPHYDFNDDVLPIGASYWVKLVEQTMAR is encoded by the coding sequence ATGGCCATCATCAACCGTATCGCTGAATTTCAGCCGGACATGACCGCATGGCGTCATCATATCCACGCACATCCGGAGACCGCGTTCGAAGAGCGTGCAACATCGGATTTCGTCGCGAAGACGCTCCAGTCGTTCGGTATTCCGATTCATCGCGGGCTCGCCGGCACGGGCGTGGTTGGAACCATCCAGGGCAGTCGAGGCAACGGCCGCTCGATTGCGTTGCGCGCCGATATGGACGCCCTCCACGTTCAGGAGAAGAACGATTTTTCGCATCGCTCCCAGAACCCCGGGCGCATGCACGCATGCGGCCATGACGGGCACACGACGATGCTGCTCGGCGCTGCGCGTTATCTCGCGGAGACGCGCAACTTCGCGGGCACCGTGCACGTGATATTTCAGCCTGCCGAGGAAAACGAGGGTGGCGCTCGGGTCATGCTCGAGGAAGGGCTGTTCGACAAATTTCCCGTCGAGGCCGTTTATGGCATGCATAATTGGCCGGGGCAGCCGGTCGGCACGATTGCCGTCCGGCCGGGGCCGATGATGGCGGCTTTCGATATCTTCGAGCTTACTGTCTCCGGGCGCGGGTCGCACGCTGCCATGCCCCATCGAGGGGTGGACCCGGTTGTCGCCGCCGCACAGATCGTGACGGCGTTGCAAACGATCGCAAGCCGCAATACCGACCCGATCGACGCGGTGGTCGTCTCGGTCACGCAGATCCACGGCGGAGACACCTGGAACGTCATCCCGGACGACATCGTGTTGCGCGGCACTTGCCGGGCTTTTCGCCCCGAGGTTCACGATACGATCGAGCCTTCGATTCGCCGTGTCGCGGAGGGTGTTTGCGCAGCACTCGGGACGCGAATGACGCTCCGCTACGAGCGGCGCTATCCCCCGACGGTCAATAGTGCGACGGAAACCGAGCGGGCTGCGTCCGCGGCCGCCGAGATCGTCGGTGAAAGCAACGTCATCCGCGACCCCATTCCCAGCATGGGCTCCGAGGATTTTGCCTTCATGCTTCAGAAAAAGCCCGGCTGCTACGTCTGGATCGGAAATGGCCCCGCCGAAGGTGGGTGCGGGCTTCACAATCCACATTACGATTTCAATGACGACGTGTTGCCCATCGGTGCGAGCTATTGGGTCAAGTTGGTCGAGCAGACGATGGCACGATAG
- a CDS encoding cation diffusion facilitator family transporter, with translation MIQASVTSTRNARLMTAATHASVAAAAVLIVAKIAAFLVTDSVALLSTLIDSLLDAAASIINLLAVRHALTPADREHRFGHGKAESLAGLGQSAFIAGSAVFLIFEAGHRLFDVQPVHNGAIGMAVMAFSIVVTIGLVSFQRYVVRATGSVAIGADALHYFGDLLVNGSVLISLFLGMQFGWHILDPIFAIGIAAFIVASAWQISRKSLDQLMDRELRDDARSRIKEIVTENPHVVAMHDLRTRSAGPTLFIQLHLEMNPDITLARAHEISDSVEARLLEAFPGAEVIIHEDPAGIPELRREYAR, from the coding sequence ATGATCCAAGCGTCGGTTACGAGCACGAGGAACGCGCGCTTGATGACCGCGGCAACCCATGCTTCGGTGGCTGCCGCGGCCGTGCTGATCGTCGCGAAGATCGCCGCCTTTCTGGTGACCGATTCGGTTGCTCTGCTTTCGACCCTGATCGATTCGCTACTCGACGCTGCAGCTTCAATCATCAATCTGCTCGCCGTGCGCCACGCATTGACGCCGGCCGACCGAGAGCATCGTTTCGGCCACGGCAAGGCGGAGTCGCTCGCCGGGCTTGGCCAGTCCGCGTTCATTGCCGGCTCGGCGGTGTTCTTGATATTCGAGGCCGGCCATCGCCTCTTTGACGTCCAACCGGTGCATAACGGCGCCATCGGCATGGCCGTGATGGCATTTTCAATCGTGGTCACGATCGGCCTGGTCAGTTTTCAGCGCTACGTCGTGCGCGCCACCGGTTCCGTTGCGATCGGCGCCGATGCGCTTCACTACTTCGGCGATCTGCTGGTCAACGGCAGCGTGCTGATATCGCTCTTTCTCGGGATGCAGTTCGGCTGGCACATCCTGGATCCGATATTCGCCATCGGCATCGCCGCATTCATCGTAGCCAGCGCCTGGCAGATATCGCGAAAATCACTCGATCAGCTCATGGACCGAGAGCTGCGCGACGATGCCCGCTCTCGTATCAAGGAGATCGTAACAGAAAATCCGCACGTGGTCGCAATGCACGATCTGCGCACCCGCTCCGCCGGCCCAACGCTCTTCATACAACTTCACCTCGAAATGAATCCGGACATCACGCTCGCGCGTGCCCATGAGATTTCCGATTCGGTCGAGGCAAGGCTTCTAGAAGCCTTCCCAGGCGCAGAAGTAATCATCCACGAGGATCCCGCTGGCATTCCCGAACTGCGCCGGGAGTATGCGCGCTAA